One genomic window of Nitrospiraceae bacterium includes the following:
- a CDS encoding helix-turn-helix domain-containing protein, with protein sequence MESSLLRVKEAAQVLKVSTWTIYRWIDEGQLQATKIGRGSLRIFRDSVDRLVEANRTGRWEAFDRRPRRVVPLDSVRLGKR encoded by the coding sequence ATGGAATCGTCACTCCTGCGCGTCAAAGAAGCGGCGCAGGTTCTCAAAGTGAGTACGTGGACGATCTATCGATGGATCGATGAGGGTCAGCTGCAGGCGACGAAGATCGGTCGAGGAAGTCTCCGGATCTTTCGCGACTCGGTAGATCGGCTAGTCGAGGCCAATCGGACCGGGCGGTGGGAGGCTTTCGACCGACGACCGCGCCGTGTCGTGCCGCTGGATTCAGTCAGGCTGGGCAAGCGATAA